In a single window of the Candidatus Neomarinimicrobiota bacterium genome:
- a CDS encoding DMT family transporter, whose product MIPRQRVGMAFAGMCLIWGSTFVALKTGLKETPPILGVALRHLLASLLLFLIIYWRKFPIPFDRLARRQYVTVGILNFSLSYSLTYAGTQYIYSNISSLLWASIPITTALVAHFTLPAERLSFMKGFGILVGFGGVVLIFWGYGLGKSEDLLLGMSLVMGAVLVATWPSVYLKRRPARANPVVLSAVTTGIGGLTTLLGSLLLESPSRMVWSPLNIGIIFYLAIFGTVVAWVFYFYLLEHLEVVKLSFVGFIAPVIALFMGMIVLREILPPIVFLGAFLVLLGIFLADARRYLRILTRRLERLQL is encoded by the coding sequence ATGATTCCCCGGCAACGTGTCGGTATGGCTTTCGCCGGCATGTGCCTCATCTGGGGGTCTACTTTTGTAGCTCTCAAAACCGGCCTGAAGGAAACCCCACCCATCCTGGGTGTCGCACTGCGGCACCTGCTGGCCTCCCTGCTCCTCTTTCTGATCATTTACTGGCGCAAATTCCCCATCCCCTTCGACCGGCTGGCCCGCCGCCAATATGTCACGGTGGGAATCCTCAATTTCTCACTCAGCTATTCCCTGACCTACGCCGGCACCCAGTATATCTACAGCAACATCTCCTCGCTGTTGTGGGCCTCCATTCCCATCACCACCGCTCTGGTGGCCCACTTTACGTTGCCCGCTGAACGCCTCTCCTTTATGAAAGGCTTCGGTATCCTGGTGGGCTTTGGCGGCGTGGTCCTGATATTCTGGGGTTACGGCCTGGGCAAAAGCGAAGACCTGCTGTTGGGCATGTCGCTGGTGATGGGGGCCGTTTTGGTTGCTACCTGGCCCAGTGTTTATCTGAAACGCCGGCCCGCTCGCGCCAATCCCGTGGTCCTCAGCGCCGTCACGACCGGCATCGGCGGCCTGACCACACTGCTGGGCAGCCTCCTGCTGGAGTCCCCCTCCCGAATGGTCTGGAGCCCCCTGAACATCGGCATTATTTTCTACCTGGCCATCTTTGGAACCGTGGTGGCCTGGGTGTTCTATTTTTATCTGCTCGAGCACCTGGAAGTTGTTAAGCTTTCATTCGTGGGTTTCATTGCCCCGGTTATCGCCCTGTTCATGGGTATGATTGTGCTGCGTGAAATCCTGCCACCTATCGTATTTCTGGGTGCATTTCTGGTTCTTCTAGGAATCTTCCTTGCCGATGCCCGCCGCTACCTGCGGATCCTGACCCGCCGGCTGGAACGGCTGCAGCTGTAG